The nucleotide window GCCAGAGCGAAACACATCTACGCGCAGATCCTCGGGCCGGATCTCGACGGTAGCTTCCTCGACCTCGGGGAGCACGGCGACCGTCGCGGTGGACGTATGGATGCGCCCGCGGGCCTCAGTCGCGGGCACGCGCTGCACCCGATGCACGCCGCCTTCGTACTTGAGCAGGCTATAGGCGCCCTCGCCGCGGATCTCGAAGATAATCTCCTTGAAGCCGCCGGGACCATTTTCGGTGGCGCTGTCAACCTCGACCTTCCAGCCGCGCTCTTCGGCGAAGCGCGAGTACATACGGAAGAGGTCGGCGGCAAAGAGCGCGGCCTCGTCGCCTCCCTCGCCCTGACGGATCTCCATTATGACGTCGCGAGAGTCGTTTGGATCACGCGGGAGAAGCAAGACGCGCAGTTCCTGCTCGAGGGCCTCCAGGCGCGCGCGCTGGTGCTGGAGCTCCTCCTGAGCGAGTGCACGCAGCTCAGGGTCATCGGCCTCGTGCAGGACGGCGCTGGCCTCATCGGCAGCGCGGCGGGCCTGTTTATAGTCGCGATAGGCGGCGACAACAGGTTCGAGATCGCGCTGCTCGCGGGCATACCGCTGCAACAGGGAGGGATTGCTCACCACCTCGGGGCGGGCGAGCAACTCGCCAAGTTCCTCGTAGCGCGCTTCAACAGCAGCAAGTTTATCAAACATTCTCGGTCCTCAGGTGTTTATCCGGGAATGCTCAGAGCCAGGATCAAGTTAGGGAGACCAGATTTCCCTATGCCTCATCGCCGAGCGTTAACTAGCCCGACAGCGATTAGCGCACGGGGACATCGGATTTCGCCGCGCCCCGGCTTGAGCTACAAAGCCAGAAAATAGCGTTTCTCGCGAACCACATAATAAGAGCACGGGACGACGAGCAACGGCCCGTCGGACCCGTGCCAACATCATCAACATGCAGCTAAAGGCCCTTCGCCATCTTCTTGCGCCGGTTGCGCTCGGCGCGGCGTCGTTTCTCCTTGCGCTGTTCGCTCTTTGAAATGAAGTGCATCTTCTCGCGGTACGTCTTCGTAATGCGCTCGGAGATCACGCCCTTATTAAAGCGACGGATCAGTTGCTCGACCGTCTCGCCTTCGCGACGTTCTACACGCATAGCTCTGTCGTTTGACGTGCGCGGCCACCGCAGTGGTCCGGGCATTAGTTGGAGCGCGGGGTATCGCCCCGCCCGGAATATCCGCGTTCGTCAATCGCCTGCTCACCCCCTTTGCCACAGATTTGGTGGACCCCGCACAGCTAACAGAGCCGTTGATGCAACACCATCCATAGTATAGACGAAGGAGTGCATTTGTGCAAGATAGCCGCTGCGCTGGCCGACGCCGGGCCTCAAGGCAGGCGCCGCTACTCCGCTCATTCCAGTGATGATGGTGGGCGGCTGCGCCGCCCTGAACCTCGTCGCCGAAGGCGGAAACGGCATCGGCCGTTCGTGTCGCGGTACGGCTGCTTCGGCAAGAGGGAGCCGGTGTTACAATGGACATAGACCAGAAATCCGGCAGGGTGCGGCTCTTCCAAGCCTTTGCAATCCACAGCCCGGTGTTCAGATTAGCGAGGAAGTGCAGTGACAACCACGCGCCCCGGCTTGCCCTATCCTCTTGGGGCCACATGGGATGGATCGGGCGTCAATTTTGCCCTCTTCTCCGAACACGCGACCGCCGTTGAACTCTGTCTGTTCGACTCTCCCGATGCGCCGCGCGAGTCGGTGCGCATCCCGCTTACTACGCAGACCGACCTGGTGTGGCACATCTACATTCCGCATCTGCGGCCCGGCCAGCTCTACGGCTACCGCGTCCACGGTCCCTACGAGCCTGCCGAGGGTCACCGCTTCAACCCGCATAAACTGCTGATTGACCCCTACGCCAGGGCGCTGCACGGCGACATTCGCTGGCATGACGCCGCCTTCGGCTATACGATTCTGCATCCCGATGAAGATTGCTCCTACGACGAGCGCGACAGCGCGCCCTACGTGCCGCGCTGCGTGGTGATTGACCCGACCTTCGACTGGAGCGGCGACGAGCGGCCCGACCGCCCGCTGCACGACAGCATCATCTACGAGGCCCACGTCAAGGGCCTGACCATGCTGCATCCGGAGATCCCCGACGAGATCCGCGGCACCTACAGCGCCGTGGCCCATCCGGCGATCATCAACTACCTGCTGGAGCTGGGGGTTACTGCCATCGAGTTGCTGCCGGTGCACCAGTTCACCAACGACCGGCTGTTGATCGAGAAGGGTCTGAGCAACTACTGGGGCTACAATACGATCAACTTTTTTGCTCCCGCGACCCAGTATTCCCGCTGCGCTCACCCCGGCGACCAGGTGCGCGAGTTCAAGCAGATGGTCAAGGCCCTGCACGCCGCAGGCATCGAGGTCATTCTGGACGTGGTCTACAACCATACGGCCGAGGGCAACCACATGGGGCCGACGCTCTCGTTCCGCGGGATTGACAATGCGGCCTACTACCGCCTGGTTCCCGGCAACGAGCGTTACTACATGGACTACACCGGCACCGGCAACACGTTGAACATCGTCCACCCGCGGGTGCTGCAACTGGTGATGGACAGCCTGCGCTACTGGGTGAGCGAAATGCACGTGGACGGCTTTCGCTTCGACCTGGCGGCGGCGCTCATGCGCGGCCTCTACGAGGGCGACCAGCTTTCCTCGTTCCTCGACACCATTCAGCAGGACCCTCTGCTGGCCCAGGTGAAGCTGATCGCCGAGCCGTGGGACGTGGGTCCCGGAGGCTACCAGGTGGGCAACTTCCCGGTGAACTGGGCGGAGTGGAACGGCAAGTACCGCGATACGGTGCGCCGGTTCTGGAAGGGCGACGAGGCGCAGGTGGCCGAGCTGGCCTATCGCCTCAGCGGCTCCTCGGACCTCTACCAGCAGAGCGGGCGCAGCCCTCACGCTTCGATCAACTTCATCACCGCCCACGACGGTTTCACCCTGCGCGACCTGGTGAGCTACAACGAGAAGCATAACGAGGCCAACGGCGAGAACAACAACGATGGCGAGAGCCATAACAACTCCTGGAACTGCGGCGTCGAAGGCCCCACTGACGACCCGGAGATCAACGCCCTGCGCCTGCGGCAGCAGCGCAACCTCATGGCCACCCTGCTGCTCTCCCAGGGTGTGCCGATGATCCTCCACGGCGATGAGCGCGGGCGCACTCAGGGCGGCAACAACAATGTGTATTGCCAGGACAACCCCATCGCCTGGATGCGCTGGGATCTCGACGCCGACGGGCGGGCGATGCTGGAGTGGACCCGGCGCCTGATCGCGATGCGCAAGGCGCACCCGGTGCTGCACCGCGCCACGTTCTTCCAGGGGCGCGAGATCCACGGCGCGGGGGTGCGCGACATTGAGTGGTACCGCCCTGACGGCCAGCAG belongs to Chloroflexaceae bacterium and includes:
- the rpsU gene encoding 30S ribosomal protein S21, whose product is MRVERREGETVEQLIRRFNKGVISERITKTYREKMHFISKSEQRKEKRRRAERNRRKKMAKGL
- the glgX gene encoding glycogen debranching protein GlgX; translation: MTTTRPGLPYPLGATWDGSGVNFALFSEHATAVELCLFDSPDAPRESVRIPLTTQTDLVWHIYIPHLRPGQLYGYRVHGPYEPAEGHRFNPHKLLIDPYARALHGDIRWHDAAFGYTILHPDEDCSYDERDSAPYVPRCVVIDPTFDWSGDERPDRPLHDSIIYEAHVKGLTMLHPEIPDEIRGTYSAVAHPAIINYLLELGVTAIELLPVHQFTNDRLLIEKGLSNYWGYNTINFFAPATQYSRCAHPGDQVREFKQMVKALHAAGIEVILDVVYNHTAEGNHMGPTLSFRGIDNAAYYRLVPGNERYYMDYTGTGNTLNIVHPRVLQLVMDSLRYWVSEMHVDGFRFDLAAALMRGLYEGDQLSSFLDTIQQDPLLAQVKLIAEPWDVGPGGYQVGNFPVNWAEWNGKYRDTVRRFWKGDEAQVAELAYRLSGSSDLYQQSGRSPHASINFITAHDGFTLRDLVSYNEKHNEANGENNNDGESHNNSWNCGVEGPTDDPEINALRLRQQRNLMATLLLSQGVPMILHGDERGRTQGGNNNVYCQDNPIAWMRWDLDADGRAMLEWTRRLIAMRKAHPVLHRATFFQGREIHGAGVRDIEWYRPDGQQMDDDDWNNGMVRCVGLLLNGQLMEEFDAQGHLLRDDVLLLLFNAYHEPLPFILPGVDGGPLWQPLLDSSAPDGRDDLPPLPPGGVYPLQGRSVAVLSQDGAAWAALYGRVETAAPPATAPLLGGPPPEMRTVVGNLITIAAFPSPQLDNRRDISIYLPPSYDEETRRYPVLYMHDGQNLFDAATSYAGVEWQVDETMEALARQGIEAIVVGIANMGERRIAEYSPFTSAENGVGLGDAYLAFITDTLKPHIDRSFRTRPEPEHTGIIGSSLGGLISLYALFRRPDVFGLAGALSPSLWFANGAFFAYLAATDHAPGRIYLDVGTGEQPEMQRTARRLRRLLLARGYDRERLRYLEVKDARHTEADWAARFPAVATWLLTGRSARPDRLP
- the prfA gene encoding peptide chain release factor 1 yields the protein MFDKLAAVEARYEELGELLARPEVVSNPSLLQRYAREQRDLEPVVAAYRDYKQARRAADEASAVLHEADDPELRALAQEELQHQRARLEALEQELRVLLLPRDPNDSRDVIMEIRQGEGGDEAALFAADLFRMYSRFAEERGWKVEVDSATENGPGGFKEIIFEIRGEGAYSLLKYEGGVHRVQRVPATEARGRIHTSTATVAVLPEVEEATVEIRPEDLRVDVFRSGGHGGQGVNTTDSAVRLVYRPGTPDEIVVTCQDGRSQIKNKEKAMTVLRARLYAREQEKKERELGTSRLAQVGAGERAEKIRTYNFPQDRVTDHRIGQNFSNLPAILDGDLSRIIDALIVHDNAERLKASGIA